Proteins encoded within one genomic window of Desulfonatronospira thiodismutans ASO3-1:
- a CDS encoding XrtA/PEP-CTERM system-associated ATPase: MYASFFGFLEKPFNIIPNPAYLYPSSKHRMAITYLQYGLSENIGFILLTGEIGIGKTTLVRHMLADLNAKIEVAVLFNTNFAAEDLVKYVLREFEVEPAGSDKSANMDKLNSFLIHSYSRGKRPLLIIDEAQNLSLEALEEVRMLSNLQTDRDSLLQIMLIGQPELRMRIRDPRLAQLAQRIAVSYHLSPLSADETKEYIRHRLRSAGSLRDDIFTSEAMDLVHAKSKGIPRTINILCDAALVYAYADEVPTVDQHLMKQTIEDREEEGVVRDGAVWVDPEAVSGNGSGNAKGSQEAMNRIFSLESRVAEIAVQLNWQLSEMQARLDEGKDGVVQKLTELLSHERKKSDKLLMKFSHYRLKSRKMSGEHREIAGSITQEAKTDTAETGENYFPASSHEQHEDDVHVHPVPRTGFFRRLLGRA; this comes from the coding sequence ATGTATGCCTCTTTTTTCGGCTTTCTGGAAAAGCCCTTCAATATAATTCCCAATCCGGCCTATTTGTACCCAAGCTCCAAGCACCGTATGGCCATAACCTACCTGCAGTACGGATTAAGCGAGAACATCGGATTTATCCTGCTCACCGGAGAAATAGGCATAGGCAAAACTACCCTGGTGAGGCATATGCTTGCTGATTTGAATGCCAAAATAGAAGTGGCGGTTTTGTTTAATACCAATTTTGCAGCCGAAGACCTGGTCAAATATGTCCTGAGAGAGTTCGAGGTGGAGCCAGCCGGCTCGGATAAGTCCGCCAATATGGACAAGCTGAACAGTTTTCTCATTCACAGTTATTCCAGGGGCAAAAGGCCTCTTCTGATAATCGACGAGGCCCAGAACCTGAGCCTGGAGGCCCTGGAAGAGGTGCGCATGCTCTCCAACTTGCAGACCGACAGGGACAGCCTGCTGCAGATCATGCTCATAGGCCAGCCCGAACTGCGCATGCGCATCCGGGACCCCAGGCTGGCCCAGCTGGCCCAGAGGATAGCTGTGAGCTATCACCTTTCGCCCTTAAGCGCTGATGAAACCAAAGAATATATCCGGCACCGGCTTAGAAGCGCAGGCAGCCTCAGAGATGACATTTTCACTTCGGAAGCCATGGACCTGGTGCATGCCAAAAGTAAAGGCATTCCCAGGACTATAAATATCCTCTGTGATGCGGCCCTGGTTTATGCTTACGCTGATGAAGTGCCCACAGTGGACCAGCATTTAATGAAGCAGACCATTGAAGACAGGGAAGAGGAGGGAGTTGTCCGTGATGGTGCGGTGTGGGTGGATCCGGAGGCTGTATCTGGAAATGGATCCGGAAATGCGAAAGGTTCTCAGGAAGCTATGAACAGGATATTTTCCCTGGAGAGCCGGGTAGCTGAAATTGCGGTCCAGCTCAACTGGCAATTAAGCGAAATGCAGGCCAGACTTGATGAAGGTAAGGACGGAGTTGTGCAGAAGCTCACGGAACTTTTAAGTCATGAACGTAAGAAAAGCGACAAGTTGCTCATGAAGTTTTCCCATTACAGGTTGAAGTCCAGGAAAATGTCCGGCGAGCACAGGGAAATTGCCGGTTCCATAACCCAAGAAGCAAAAACGGACACGGCAGAAACCGGGGAGAATTATTTTCCGGCTTCAAGCCATGAGCAGCACGAGGATGATGTTCACGTGCACCCCGTGCCGAGAACAGGATTTTTCAGAAGGCTGTTGGGCAGAGCGTAA
- a CDS encoding GumC family protein — protein METNTNDINYYRDLLKRRKWYLVVPFVLLFAASTAVAVMLPSVYRSQATILVEAQNIPEELIRTTVTGYIEERLQTLSQVVLSRQNLEEIIGSFGLYPEMAERNTTEQVVARMRRDILMEPIYAQAANPRQGRATIAFNLSYEGNDPQSTAQVANALVSLYLEQNLRTREERAEGTVTFFRQQLEELRREIDASEADIARFKEENLHSLPELMQFNMQMLERTRSEIDNRQRDIHNLMNRLVNLQGQLALVEPVRFRGGNGRAMSLEEELRFLNNQYLALKAVKADNHPDLVRLRNQMNSLDQETQSRHSLRDLIIHLESKQNELSLLQERYSRQHPDVIRLSREIDILEARIQDLSGQRHLVTRVEDLEPENPAFINLQTQITSTQLDIESTRDKIRDLERTYAMYQRRIENSPQVEQRFKALQRDYDSAQKAFTENMSRLQAAIEARELEEGQMAEKLTVIEPPRASETPVKPNRKAIVLLGFVFASGLSVGTTALAEYFDSSVRDGRTLARVSGIPVLGSIPYLRTRKDVWTTRIMRLAVVLGIMLGVALVLFLIHFYYEPLDVFWLNLQGRVGLN, from the coding sequence ATGGAAACCAATACCAATGACATCAATTATTACCGGGATCTCTTAAAAAGAAGAAAATGGTACCTGGTGGTTCCTTTTGTTCTTTTGTTCGCAGCTTCAACCGCAGTGGCGGTTATGCTTCCCTCGGTGTACAGATCCCAGGCCACCATACTGGTGGAGGCCCAGAACATTCCTGAAGAACTGATCAGGACCACGGTTACCGGATATATAGAAGAGCGCCTGCAGACCCTGAGCCAGGTTGTTCTAAGCAGGCAGAACCTGGAGGAAATTATCGGTAGCTTCGGTTTATATCCGGAAATGGCGGAAAGGAATACCACTGAACAAGTAGTAGCCAGAATGCGCCGGGATATACTGATGGAGCCCATCTATGCCCAGGCGGCCAATCCCAGGCAGGGCAGAGCCACAATTGCCTTCAACCTTTCTTATGAAGGCAACGACCCGCAGTCGACGGCTCAGGTGGCCAACGCCCTGGTCTCTCTTTATCTTGAGCAGAATCTGCGGACCAGGGAAGAAAGGGCTGAAGGGACGGTGACCTTCTTTCGGCAGCAACTGGAAGAACTGCGCCGGGAGATTGATGCCAGTGAAGCTGATATCGCCCGGTTCAAGGAGGAAAATCTGCACTCACTTCCTGAACTGATGCAGTTCAACATGCAGATGCTGGAGAGGACCAGAAGTGAAATAGACAATAGGCAAAGGGATATTCATAACCTAATGAACCGCCTGGTCAACCTTCAGGGCCAGCTGGCCCTGGTTGAACCGGTAAGATTCCGGGGGGGCAATGGCCGGGCCATGAGCTTAGAAGAAGAGCTGCGATTTTTAAACAACCAGTACCTGGCCCTGAAGGCGGTCAAGGCGGACAATCATCCGGATCTGGTCAGGCTCAGAAACCAGATGAACAGCCTGGATCAGGAAACTCAGTCCAGGCATAGCCTGAGGGATCTCATCATTCATCTGGAAAGCAAGCAGAACGAACTCTCCCTGCTGCAGGAAAGGTATTCCCGGCAACACCCGGACGTAATCAGGCTGTCCAGGGAGATAGATATCCTTGAAGCCCGGATACAGGATTTGAGCGGGCAGCGCCATCTGGTTACCAGGGTTGAGGATCTTGAGCCCGAAAATCCGGCCTTTATAAATCTCCAGACCCAGATCACATCTACCCAGCTGGACATAGAAAGCACCAGGGACAAGATCAGGGATCTGGAGCGCACTTATGCCATGTACCAGCGCCGCATAGAAAACTCTCCCCAGGTGGAGCAGAGATTCAAGGCCCTGCAAAGAGATTATGACAGTGCACAGAAGGCCTTCACTGAAAACATGTCCAGGCTTCAGGCGGCCATTGAAGCCAGGGAACTGGAAGAGGGGCAGATGGCGGAAAAGCTTACCGTGATCGAGCCTCCCCGGGCCTCGGAAACACCGGTTAAACCCAACCGCAAGGCCATTGTCCTGCTGGGGTTTGTTTTTGCTTCAGGCTTAAGCGTGGGCACAACAGCACTGGCCGAGTACTTTGATTCCTCAGTGCGTGACGGCAGAACCCTGGCCAGGGTGTCAGGCATTCCAGTACTGGGCTCCATTCCATACTTGAGGACCAGAAAAGACGTCTGGACAACCCGGATCATGCGACTGGCAGTAGTGCTTGGCATCATGCTGGGAGTAGCCCTGGTGCTTTTTCTGATTCACTTTTATTACGAACCTCTGGATGTTTTCTGGTTGAATCTGCAGGGCAGAGTTGGATTGAATTAA
- a CDS encoding polysaccharide biosynthesis/export family protein, with protein sequence MKRLALLFIMFLGVVVLQATYSWAGQAQHIRDYLLSPGDILEVSVWNDEALQRESMIRPDGMISFPLIGDVPAAGKTVRDLRKDLEDRINEYVPGTPVTVILNYINHPRMYIVGKVGTPGHYIMEKETTVVQALAMAGGLTTFASKNNILVLRQNAQEQEVFSFRYGDIENGRNLEQNIVLMPGDTIVVP encoded by the coding sequence ATGAAAAGACTAGCTCTGCTTTTTATTATGTTTCTGGGGGTGGTGGTGCTGCAAGCCACTTATTCCTGGGCAGGCCAGGCACAACATATCCGGGATTATCTTCTGTCGCCCGGGGATATTCTGGAAGTTTCGGTCTGGAACGATGAAGCCCTGCAGCGTGAATCCATGATCAGGCCGGATGGCATGATTTCTTTTCCCCTGATTGGTGATGTGCCGGCAGCAGGTAAAACTGTCAGGGATCTCAGGAAGGATTTGGAAGACAGAATCAATGAGTATGTACCAGGCACCCCGGTAACTGTTATTCTTAATTATATAAATCATCCCCGAATGTATATTGTAGGCAAAGTAGGTACGCCAGGCCATTATATCATGGAAAAAGAGACCACGGTAGTGCAGGCTCTGGCCATGGCCGGAGGTCTGACCACCTTCGCGTCAAAAAACAACATCCTGGTTCTCCGGCAAAATGCCCAGGAGCAGGAAGTTTTCTCCTTCAGGTACGGGGATATTGAAAACGGCCGCAACCTGGAGCAGAACATTGTTCTCATGCCCGGGGATACAATTGTTGTGCCTTGA
- a CDS encoding polysaccharide deacetylase family protein, with protein sequence MKFLPNTVINFHAIHDPEWMDSVLSLLKKCYHVIPIHELERFYFGSHPLKNTCHLTFDDGDATFYRNAIPLLKKHNVSASIYVSPKAIREGGNFWFQEIRGYDEHKLVAIARKRTKNLNISQDIANEAIFKSLPLDMIWDIIEEYRQETGTPPKPATNMSTEHLREVQNSGLVAIGAHTQNHPILSNENDQTAEQEILGSITELADLLSSEVRYFAYPNGRPGADFGQREMDILSKAGIKIAFSTEKKRFSHKDNPLAVPRNGLTYGNNAFVLAKLMAGSKWDLLKKMKTPLKTR encoded by the coding sequence ATGAAGTTTCTACCAAACACCGTAATAAATTTTCATGCTATCCATGATCCAGAGTGGATGGACAGTGTCCTTAGTTTGCTCAAGAAATGTTATCATGTAATCCCAATACATGAACTTGAGCGGTTTTACTTTGGAAGCCATCCATTAAAAAACACCTGCCATCTCACTTTTGACGACGGGGACGCTACTTTTTATCGCAACGCCATCCCACTTCTGAAAAAACACAATGTTTCAGCTTCAATTTATGTTTCTCCCAAGGCAATCAGGGAGGGTGGAAATTTTTGGTTTCAGGAAATCCGGGGGTATGACGAGCATAAGCTGGTGGCAATTGCTCGCAAAAGAACAAAAAACCTGAACATAAGTCAGGATATAGCCAATGAAGCCATTTTCAAATCTTTGCCTCTTGATATGATATGGGACATCATTGAAGAATATCGCCAGGAGACAGGCACTCCCCCAAAGCCAGCTACAAACATGAGCACTGAACATCTAAGAGAAGTTCAGAACTCCGGCCTGGTCGCTATTGGTGCACATACCCAGAACCATCCTATTTTGAGCAACGAGAATGACCAGACCGCAGAGCAGGAAATCCTGGGATCAATAACCGAGCTGGCTGATTTATTGAGCTCTGAAGTCAGATACTTTGCCTACCCCAACGGCAGGCCAGGAGCCGACTTTGGACAGAGAGAGATGGACATTCTGAGCAAGGCAGGCATAAAAATCGCCTTTTCCACTGAAAAGAAGAGATTTTCTCATAAAGATAACCCCCTTGCTGTCCCCAGAAACGGATTGACTTATGGAAATAATGCGTTTGTTCTGGCAAAGCTTATGGCGGGATCTAAGTGGGATTTGTTAAAAAAAATGAAAACACCGTTAAAGACACGATAA
- a CDS encoding sigma-54-dependent transcriptional regulator — protein MAEILVIDDDLIFNEVMEEQITRLGHDCDTVASLYKGISRAQKGAYDIVFLDVTLPDGNGLSELQAFKNAASAPEIVILTGYGDPEGAEVAIKNGAWDYIQKPASITTIQLTISRALRFRLTKLQSDSSRTVVRHGIIGNSAKIKECMDHIAQAATSSINVLITGDTGTGKEMFAKAIHLNSKRAGKPFIVADCTSIPETLAESLLFGHQKGAFTGASANSLGLFLQADEGTLFLDEIGDLSLPVQKSFLRVLQERKFRPLGAREEKQSKFRLISATNRHLEKMITEGVFRKDLYYRLRAIHIHLPPLRERMEDIPLLLDYYIPKVCEEMDIKTKKYSGEFLNACLEYDWPGNVRELVNAVNNSCSNAINDNELFLYHMPLEIRAHLAKKKVNSTVVHDEAIQSITSNSHAEPVSYTGTDNFPTYKESRRAVVDQMESRYLRELLKHSSRDFKKACNVSGLSRARLYELFKKHSISVKYH, from the coding sequence ATGGCTGAAATACTGGTCATAGATGACGATCTTATATTCAATGAGGTTATGGAAGAACAGATTACCAGGCTGGGTCATGACTGCGATACCGTTGCCAGCCTGTACAAAGGGATATCCAGAGCCCAGAAAGGGGCTTACGACATTGTTTTTCTGGATGTCACCCTGCCCGACGGCAACGGCCTTTCCGAGCTCCAGGCCTTTAAAAATGCCGCTTCTGCCCCGGAGATTGTTATCCTCACCGGTTACGGAGACCCGGAAGGAGCAGAGGTAGCCATAAAAAACGGAGCCTGGGATTATATCCAGAAGCCCGCATCCATCACCACCATCCAGCTGACCATATCCAGGGCGCTGCGCTTCAGACTCACAAAGCTTCAGTCGGACAGCAGCAGAACAGTTGTCCGGCATGGAATCATCGGCAACAGCGCCAAAATCAAGGAATGCATGGACCATATCGCCCAGGCCGCCACCAGCAGCATCAACGTCCTCATCACCGGCGATACAGGCACCGGCAAGGAAATGTTCGCCAAAGCCATCCACCTGAACAGCAAAAGGGCCGGCAAACCGTTTATAGTGGCCGATTGCACGAGTATTCCCGAGACTCTGGCTGAAAGCCTTCTTTTCGGCCATCAGAAAGGGGCCTTTACCGGAGCCAGCGCCAACAGCCTGGGGCTTTTCCTGCAGGCGGACGAAGGCACGCTTTTCCTGGATGAAATAGGCGACCTGTCCCTGCCTGTGCAGAAATCTTTTTTGAGGGTGCTTCAGGAGAGAAAATTCAGGCCTCTGGGAGCAAGGGAAGAAAAACAGAGCAAGTTCAGGCTTATTTCAGCCACAAACCGCCACCTGGAAAAAATGATCACCGAGGGTGTATTCAGGAAGGACCTCTATTACCGATTAAGAGCCATACATATCCACTTGCCGCCCCTTCGGGAACGAATGGAGGACATCCCCCTGCTTCTGGATTATTACATACCCAAAGTATGTGAGGAAATGGATATCAAGACCAAAAAGTATTCAGGAGAATTTCTCAATGCCTGTCTCGAATACGACTGGCCCGGAAATGTGCGCGAGCTTGTAAATGCTGTAAATAATTCATGCTCCAACGCCATTAACGACAATGAACTGTTTTTATACCACATGCCATTAGAAATCAGGGCCCATCTGGCCAAGAAAAAAGTGAACTCGACCGTGGTTCATGATGAAGCGATCCAGAGCATTACTTCAAACAGTCATGCTGAACCTGTCTCTTATACCGGCACTGATAACTTTCCCACCTACAAGGAATCCAGGCGCGCAGTTGTGGATCAGATGGAGAGCAGGTATTTGAGGGAGCTTTTGAAACACTCATCCAGAGACTTTAAGAAGGCCTGCAACGTATCAGGCCTTTCCAGGGCCAGGCTTTACGAACTGTTCAAAAAACACTCCATCTCTGTCAAGTACCACTAA
- a CDS encoding outer membrane beta-barrel protein, with amino-acid sequence MQTLLKKGWLKMDFQKCRVFLPAMVLSAVIILSVHIEKSGAAEWIITPEMSVTGTYDDNLLFEDVSDYELRASPGLRANMTGERTRLEVAGKVDVLSYLDYSEFDRVNQDYTLQSEYDLNPRTTLKMGGRLRFDYTFETELEEAGIVSEKSRRSYYTFLPGISVALDERNSLALDLFYASTDNRRDERADSWSTGGDLVWSRMFLDEQTFFLAGAGVEHVDFESRRVEGTHDIYRGIVGVSRDMGERYNVLLRGGPTWTHSRFDRNDERRRDDDLGFFIDSRLLWQITERTSTDVGIDHGQYQSIYAENITRNRIRAGLRHRFTEKWSGNATGSFINSRTTGLVSREKRNTWQTGLSATYNLRPDMFFDLGYRYRHTRDRVDSTSKDGNRFFLQFTIRFPKQLN; translated from the coding sequence ATGCAAACACTTTTAAAGAAGGGGTGGCTCAAAATGGATTTTCAGAAATGCAGAGTTTTTTTGCCGGCAATGGTTTTGAGTGCAGTTATTATTTTGTCTGTTCATATTGAAAAAAGTGGAGCTGCTGAGTGGATTATCACTCCTGAAATGTCTGTCACCGGGACTTATGACGACAACCTGCTCTTTGAAGATGTTTCCGACTATGAATTAAGGGCTTCTCCTGGACTGAGGGCAAACATGACAGGGGAGCGTACCCGGCTTGAAGTCGCCGGCAAAGTGGATGTGCTGAGCTACCTGGATTACAGTGAATTTGACCGGGTGAATCAGGATTATACCCTGCAGAGCGAATACGACCTGAATCCCAGGACAACCCTGAAAATGGGTGGACGTCTAAGATTTGACTACACCTTTGAAACCGAATTGGAAGAGGCCGGCATAGTGTCTGAGAAAAGCAGAAGATCATACTATACTTTCCTGCCGGGAATAAGCGTTGCCCTGGACGAAAGAAACAGTCTGGCCCTGGATTTATTTTATGCATCAACTGACAACAGAAGAGATGAAAGAGCCGACTCGTGGTCCACAGGCGGCGATCTGGTCTGGTCCAGAATGTTTTTGGATGAGCAGACATTCTTTCTCGCAGGGGCAGGAGTTGAGCATGTGGATTTCGAGTCCAGAAGGGTGGAAGGCACCCATGATATTTACCGTGGTATCGTGGGCGTAAGCCGGGATATGGGCGAGAGATACAATGTCCTTCTGCGGGGGGGACCTACCTGGACCCATTCCAGGTTCGACCGCAACGATGAGCGGAGAAGAGATGATGACCTGGGTTTTTTTATCGATTCGCGTCTCCTGTGGCAGATAACAGAAAGAACCAGCACCGATGTGGGCATAGATCACGGGCAGTACCAGAGCATTTATGCAGAAAATATCACCCGCAACAGGATCCGGGCAGGACTCAGGCACAGGTTTACGGAAAAATGGAGCGGTAATGCCACTGGTTCATTCATCAACTCGCGTACAACAGGACTGGTGAGCAGAGAAAAAAGAAACACCTGGCAGACAGGCCTGTCCGCCACCTACAACCTGAGACCGGATATGTTTTTCGATCTGGGATACAGGTACAGGCATACAAGAGACAGGGTCGATTCCACCAGCAAGGACGGCAACAGGTTTTTCCTGCAATTCACCATACGTTTCCCCAAACAGCTTAACTGA
- a CDS encoding PAS domain S-box protein, which produces MPDEISRNDITKIATALLESRDMDSLLCHCLPLFMELSKCSIIGLYSKGKQDMYHVSADPSVFLENPRKTCQHILARMEIGADEPWPGTLCQNLHCYGFKLQGKWRLLVCKLRPFSPDFFQDFLELVDLMGKSRIFCEDESTVQVSSERLQKLEQTEKIFLHLVQYIPSVFWLREKNRMLYVSPGYEMIWGRPLDALFNDMEHFYRSVHVKDLDWAFKCLHEDFFSKHSIELEFRIVRPEGAVRWVRIRSYPIFEDGSVVRRAGIAEDITSEKAMLGELDRYRFHLDEMVKEKTVRLSCLNQILENDVEDRKKLHKKLIKSNALFRSFVDSFIHPALLVDFDGTILALNKAVARAFGTTPDKIAGCSAFKFLEWERFEYFMVKVQEVLCTGKPLRFNENVGNVHFDVQVSPVVEPSGKAFQAVFYLNDITEVVQAEEELHRSWARLCAVVDSMPVLVHAHDEAGNFVFWNKESERVLGYTAEEMLNNPDAFEILYTEKGLRKKALKCWADYDGKTPCTLEVKDKSGCIKTIEWHRLSSNYPIAGWKDWEAGLDVTEKKAGERQLLKAIAETEKANQLKSRFLANISHEVRTPISGVIGLSSMLLKTSADDDQKRMIQNIANLSEYLLQIINEILDFSKLESGSYSLEQHDFDLDSMFESIAAALCSQVQEKNVEFKVLIEDDVPVHLRGDGYSLKRILVNLTANAVKFTDAGNVILRASLLNRSKDRLEILFVVFDTGVGVPAAIQETIFEPFTQAEGGFSRRYGGTGLGLAICKSLVEMMGGHIWMESTPGEGSSFFVRIPFEPAEASLQISSVQSGQVPEVRNLKILLVEDFPVNQEIIAHILREQGHDVTIKSDGREALEDLEQGNRYDLVLMDLQMPVMDGFEATAHIRSHADASISRVPVIALTAHTVDSNIDYAYRVGMNGYLLKPVAPEEFRKTLAGLFSGT; this is translated from the coding sequence ATGCCTGATGAAATCTCCAGAAACGACATAACGAAAATCGCCACAGCACTTCTTGAGTCCAGGGATATGGATTCTCTTCTATGTCACTGTCTTCCCCTTTTCATGGAACTGTCTAAATGTTCCATAATAGGCCTTTACTCCAAAGGCAAGCAGGATATGTACCATGTTTCTGCTGATCCAAGTGTTTTTCTGGAGAACCCCCGAAAAACCTGTCAGCATATACTGGCCCGGATGGAGATTGGAGCTGATGAGCCCTGGCCAGGCACACTCTGCCAAAATCTACACTGCTACGGATTCAAGCTGCAGGGAAAATGGAGACTGCTTGTCTGTAAGCTGCGTCCCTTTTCTCCGGACTTTTTCCAGGATTTTCTTGAGTTAGTGGATTTGATGGGCAAGTCCCGCATTTTCTGCGAAGATGAAAGTACTGTACAAGTTTCCAGTGAACGACTTCAAAAACTTGAGCAGACCGAGAAGATCTTTTTGCATCTTGTGCAATACATACCAAGTGTCTTCTGGCTGAGAGAGAAAAACAGGATGCTTTATGTATCACCTGGATATGAGATGATCTGGGGCAGGCCCCTGGATGCGCTGTTCAATGATATGGAGCATTTTTACAGATCTGTTCATGTTAAAGACTTAGACTGGGCTTTCAAGTGCTTGCATGAGGATTTTTTTTCTAAGCATTCGATAGAACTTGAATTCAGGATAGTCCGTCCAGAAGGGGCTGTCAGGTGGGTTCGCATCAGGTCCTATCCCATTTTTGAAGACGGCAGCGTCGTGAGGCGGGCAGGAATAGCCGAAGATATAACCTCTGAGAAAGCCATGCTTGGGGAGTTGGACAGGTACAGGTTTCATCTGGATGAGATGGTGAAGGAAAAGACCGTAAGGCTTTCCTGCCTGAACCAGATACTGGAAAATGATGTAGAAGACAGGAAAAAACTGCATAAAAAGCTGATAAAAAGCAATGCCTTATTCAGGTCCTTTGTAGACTCTTTTATTCATCCGGCTCTTCTGGTGGACTTTGACGGCACTATACTGGCCCTGAACAAGGCTGTAGCCAGGGCGTTCGGTACTACACCCGACAAAATAGCAGGCTGTAGTGCCTTCAAGTTTCTGGAATGGGAGAGGTTTGAGTATTTCATGGTCAAGGTGCAGGAGGTGCTGTGCACCGGGAAACCGCTTCGATTTAACGAGAATGTAGGTAATGTCCATTTCGATGTCCAGGTTTCTCCGGTGGTTGAACCATCGGGAAAGGCTTTTCAGGCGGTGTTTTATTTAAATGATATTACTGAGGTGGTGCAGGCAGAAGAAGAACTGCACAGAAGCTGGGCCAGGCTGTGTGCAGTGGTGGACAGCATGCCTGTACTTGTCCACGCACATGATGAAGCGGGCAACTTTGTATTCTGGAACAAGGAGTCCGAAAGGGTCCTGGGCTATACTGCCGAGGAGATGTTGAATAATCCTGATGCGTTTGAAATCCTTTATACTGAAAAGGGGTTGAGGAAAAAGGCCCTGAAATGCTGGGCTGATTACGACGGCAAAACCCCCTGCACGCTGGAGGTCAAGGACAAGTCAGGCTGTATCAAGACCATAGAGTGGCACAGGCTTTCAAGCAATTATCCCATTGCCGGGTGGAAGGACTGGGAGGCCGGGCTGGATGTTACAGAAAAAAAAGCCGGTGAAAGGCAGCTGTTGAAGGCCATCGCTGAGACCGAGAAAGCCAACCAGCTAAAAAGCCGTTTTCTGGCCAATATCAGTCACGAGGTGCGCACACCCATCAGTGGAGTAATCGGTCTTTCTTCCATGCTTTTAAAGACAAGTGCCGATGACGATCAAAAAAGAATGATTCAAAACATAGCCAACCTTTCGGAGTATCTTCTGCAGATCATCAATGAAATCCTGGATTTCAGCAAGCTGGAGTCCGGCAGCTATAGTCTGGAACAGCATGATTTCGACCTGGACAGTATGTTCGAAAGTATTGCTGCAGCGTTATGCAGTCAGGTACAGGAGAAGAATGTTGAATTCAAGGTGCTCATAGAAGACGATGTCCCTGTGCATCTACGTGGAGATGGATACTCACTCAAGCGGATACTGGTAAATCTTACGGCCAATGCCGTTAAATTCACAGATGCCGGCAACGTTATCCTAAGAGCCAGTCTGTTAAACAGGAGCAAAGACAGGCTGGAGATACTTTTTGTGGTTTTTGACACAGGTGTCGGAGTCCCGGCGGCGATTCAGGAGACAATTTTCGAGCCCTTTACCCAGGCTGAGGGAGGCTTTTCCAGGAGATATGGAGGCACAGGGCTTGGTCTGGCCATATGTAAAAGTCTTGTGGAAATGATGGGCGGCCATATCTGGATGGAAAGCACCCCCGGCGAGGGAAGCAGTTTTTTTGTAAGAATTCCTTTTGAGCCTGCTGAAGCTTCACTGCAAATCAGTTCTGTTCAATCCGGCCAGGTTCCGGAGGTCCGGAATCTAAAAATTCTTCTGGTGGAGGATTTTCCCGTGAACCAGGAGATTATAGCCCATATTCTAAGGGAGCAGGGGCATGATGTCACCATAAAAAGCGATGGCCGGGAGGCCCTGGAGGACCTGGAGCAGGGAAACAGATACGATCTGGTTCTAATGGATCTGCAGATGCCGGTTATGGATGGCTTTGAGGCCACGGCTCATATACGCAGTCATGCAGATGCAAGCATATCCCGGGTGCCTGTCATAGCCCTTACAGCCCATACAGTGGACAGCAATATAGACTATGCCTACAGGGTGGGTATGAACGGGTACCTTCTCAAGCCGGTGGCACCCGAGGAGTTCAGAAAAACCCTGGCTGGACTTTTTAGTGGTACTTGA
- a CDS encoding CpsD/CapB family tyrosine-protein kinase: protein MSKLDKALNKARHDRESISSSFVLESEKPVQNKLARAYEKASSQQEKRDLLSALRPVAEHTDKDIKFKYHKTRVLPPVEKILEKQRILTHLRKPGFRDSYDYFCTQVLQRTREKGWNSLMVSSAYTGEGKTTTAINLALSIAREMQQTALLVGANFRNPKVCTYFGLDEDRPGLSDYLVNGSSISDLLFSPGMEKVVVLPSGKRTSNEKNFLSSPKMKSLVEELKARYPDRYVIYDCPHVLDMPDTLVFTSYVDAVLLVVEAGRTPGHDVERAVQTLTDRGVNIVGVLLNKAA, encoded by the coding sequence ATGAGCAAACTTGACAAGGCCCTGAACAAGGCCAGGCATGACAGGGAAAGCATCAGCTCTTCTTTTGTGCTGGAATCTGAAAAACCAGTGCAGAACAAACTGGCCAGGGCCTATGAAAAAGCATCCAGCCAGCAGGAAAAAAGGGACTTGTTGTCCGCTTTGCGACCTGTGGCTGAACATACGGACAAGGACATCAAGTTCAAGTACCACAAGACCAGGGTGCTTCCCCCCGTGGAAAAGATCTTGGAAAAACAGCGCATTTTAACACATCTAAGAAAGCCGGGCTTTCGTGACAGCTATGACTACTTCTGCACCCAGGTGCTGCAAAGAACCAGGGAAAAGGGCTGGAATAGTCTGATGGTAAGCAGTGCCTATACAGGTGAAGGCAAGACAACCACCGCCATTAATCTGGCCCTGTCCATTGCCAGGGAGATGCAGCAGACTGCCCTGCTGGTGGGGGCCAATTTCAGGAATCCCAAGGTGTGTACTTATTTCGGCCTGGACGAGGACAGGCCCGGTTTGTCCGATTACCTGGTCAACGGTTCCAGTATAAGTGACCTGCTGTTTTCCCCGGGCATGGAAAAGGTGGTAGTGCTGCCTTCGGGCAAAAGAACTTCAAATGAAAAGAATTTTCTTAGCTCACCCAAAATGAAGTCTCTTGTTGAGGAACTCAAGGCCAGGTACCCGGACAGGTACGTCATCTATGACTGCCCCCATGTCCTGGATATGCCGGATACCCTGGTCTTTACCTCTTATGTGGATGCTGTTCTGCTGGTGGTGGAGGCCGGCAGGACTCCAGGGCATGATGTGGAGCGGGCGGTGCAGACCCTGACGGATCGAGGGGTGAATATTGTGGGCGTGTTGTTGAATAAAGCTGCTTAA